A stretch of Neisseria subflava DNA encodes these proteins:
- a CDS encoding DNA adenine methylase, with the protein MSSYSFSPLRYPGGKFSMLKFTKALIYNNDLQRCHYIEPYAGGAGLALGLMYDSFVSEIHINDIDPMIWSFWFSILNHTKEFIELINFTPITIDEWHKQKEINSRCNLNDYLHLGFSTFFLNRTNRSGIIKGAGAIGGKNQSGAYKIDCRFNKSDLIERIKRIKKYSDRIHLTNLDAIAFINEVENYTPDNTFFFIDPPYYNKGSSLYTSFYLPEDHALVADSIKKINKYWVVTYDNTPEIYNLYDGYGRIPFNINYSLQTKRKGNELLIYSENLAICADYLK; encoded by the coding sequence ATGTCGAGCTATTCATTTTCTCCATTAAGATATCCTGGTGGTAAGTTTTCGATGCTGAAGTTTACTAAAGCATTAATATATAACAATGATCTACAAAGATGTCATTATATAGAACCATATGCAGGAGGAGCTGGTCTTGCTTTAGGTTTAATGTATGATAGTTTTGTAAGTGAAATCCATATTAATGATATAGATCCTATGATATGGAGTTTTTGGTTTTCCATATTAAATCATACAAAAGAATTTATTGAACTAATTAATTTCACTCCTATCACCATAGATGAATGGCATAAACAAAAGGAAATTAACTCTAGATGCAATTTAAATGATTATCTTCACCTTGGATTTTCTACTTTTTTCTTAAATAGAACCAATCGATCTGGCATAATAAAAGGAGCAGGTGCAATAGGAGGCAAAAATCAAAGTGGAGCTTATAAAATAGATTGTAGATTTAATAAAAGTGATTTGATTGAACGGATTAAAAGGATAAAAAAATATTCAGATAGAATTCATCTAACAAATTTAGATGCTATAGCTTTTATAAATGAAGTAGAGAATTATACCCCAGATAATACTTTTTTCTTTATTGATCCTCCATATTATAATAAAGGATCGTCCCTTTATACTAGTTTTTATCTTCCAGAAGATCATGCCTTAGTTGCAGATTCTATAAAAAAAATTAATAAATATTGGGTCGTTACGTATGATAATACTCCTGAGATATATAATTTATATGATGGATATGGTCGGATTCCATTTAATATTAATTATTCATTACAGACAAAACGAAAGGGAAATGAATTGTTAATTTACTCTGAAAATTTAGCAATATGTGCTGATTATTTAAAATAA
- a CDS encoding DUF5339 family protein: protein MKTSALLAALLAALSLSACGGGSGSSSSAVCDEYEKAFAEATKDVDAATKDMMQKSFEQTKEALKNLPADQRDATCKTSLDALKGVPAAETPEEKAEEAKDAAEEAKEEAKDAAEDAKEAAEDAKEEAK, encoded by the coding sequence ATGAAAACATCAGCTTTATTGGCAGCTTTATTGGCAGCCCTGTCCCTGTCAGCATGCGGCGGCGGTTCAGGCTCATCTTCTTCTGCCGTTTGTGACGAGTACGAAAAAGCATTTGCCGAAGCAACTAAAGACGTAGATGCCGCAACAAAAGACATGATGCAAAAATCTTTCGAACAAACCAAAGAAGCCCTGAAAAACCTGCCTGCAGACCAACGCGATGCAACTTGTAAAACTTCTTTGGATGCTTTGAAAGGCGTACCTGCTGCAGAAACTCCTGAAGAAAAAGCCGAAGAAGCCAAAGATGCCGCTGAAGAGGCTAAAGAAGAAGCAAAAGACGCAGCGGAAGATGCCAAAGAAGCTGCTGAAGACGCTAAAGAAGAAGCTAAATAA
- a CDS encoding REP-associated tyrosine transposase has protein sequence MASYRRNFIADGTFFFTVKLAVPKSRLLAEHIDLLRAAYMDVQKQYPFETVAVCVLANHIHAIWTLPPDDADYSLRWRLIKTKFSVHFPHAENLSASKQRRHERGIWQRRFYEHTVRDETDLQRCADYIHFNPVKHRLCGNVRDWAFSSFHRYVRDGWLPLNWGGTKETAVMSFGE, from the coding sequence ATGGCGAGTTATCGCAGAAACTTCATTGCCGACGGCACATTCTTTTTTACCGTTAAACTCGCCGTCCCAAAATCGCGCCTGCTTGCCGAACATATCGACTTATTGCGTGCGGCCTATATGGATGTGCAAAAACAATATCCCTTTGAAACCGTCGCCGTATGCGTGCTGGCGAACCACATTCACGCCATTTGGACGCTACCGCCCGACGATGCGGATTATTCCCTGCGTTGGCGGCTGATTAAAACCAAATTCTCCGTACATTTCCCTCATGCCGAAAACCTGTCTGCCAGCAAACAGCGGCGGCACGAACGCGGTATTTGGCAACGGCGTTTTTACGAACACACCGTGCGCGACGAAACGGATTTGCAACGTTGCGCGGACTACATCCATTTCAATCCCGTCAAACATCGATTGTGCGGCAATGTCCGCGATTGGGCATTTTCATCGTTTCACCGTTATGTACGGGACGGATGGCTGCCGTTAAATTGGGGCGGCACAAAAGAAACGGCGGTAATGAGTTTCGGAGAGTGA